A stretch of the Osmerus eperlanus chromosome 10, fOsmEpe2.1, whole genome shotgun sequence genome encodes the following:
- the LOC134027824 gene encoding DNA-binding protein RFX7-like isoform X2, with translation MAEDQQQPGPYRIGTLPPLVPGLQGTEASALQLKIKNSICKSVQSKVDNILQDVEKFTDIEKLYLYLKLPSGPSSCTEKRTERGSTSPGALPCDQSSMSSSRTQQTHAFNWIKGQLEEHPETSLPKQEVYDEYKSYCDNLNYHPLSAADFGKIMKNVFPNMKARRLGMRGKSKYCYSGLRKKAFVHMPSLPNLEIHQTGDGCEVLEASGQLCGPEEEVRSAACGLVCEWAQKVLSRQFDAVEDLARFLLNSHYIGTKSVAALTVMTSTPTGVKTPLPTSAFVPMAEAHPFQPQVKTLPSPSPSIHAKQQLQRKLQKKQQEQKLTSPLLVDTHGGTAASTSLPCGSPALLSPQPTIGIVVAAVPSPITVQRSRQLMSPSPVGSTEGKVLPVNFQVVTQPVQSIRQSPKPTQNFSASPVGDRSARQRYAQILPKPCSTSALALRSPPTLVFTNSPIQTVVPTTHVSSVNVVKISLAPSSSTPTLSSSTLRPASAGLASPGGSAGPLLAPVARQGRAPTTPTMEVKMEAEACDTQETVPVQRMVPRAASLPALQTRGCLGLEAGAGLGLGCTPPSGSHSTVAAPAGSNNNTSNNSTLYLTASNQTGSYAGSPVGDSLSSREGFQALRSPRKRPGMGPEPYPSPVKRVFVSQQALGGGNGPRQGIGAAVKKLPRSGAPLRPESAPATAISKVTVKLNSSTPTRILALSDPPIRRCGFQTVRPQSALLGGATPITMDTSNMGAGGAQQQQPLPAPPACNQLQKISSMGGMGNSLWSGGTQLEVGQQQQAFPQQMEPADQTETPVLEPLLVQKQDCGPTPMQTDMDYFFNDDDMTQDSIVEELVQMEEQMKLNGSLAYCADVDLPGQQGAMQGGTMSSNQTVTPYYHSTHSSTTPIHTPTPTSEMLGGQGLTRESPCSRVAPSTPVDSALGSSRHTPIGTPHSSCSSVPPSPVECRNPFAFTPISSSITGYHDGSMVSSSPVKPMQRPTATHPDKARLEWMSNGYNTSGAASGSGISILPSYQDLVDDHFRKPHAFAIPGQSYQPQSRHHDGHMGRLTPISPLQQTSSPAKQEGFAVPAPLDNKAAPSAVGAAFRCRSVSPAVRQRNLSGSTAALQNIPRTLASPFSSPITPEVLSVLAGSQAEACSSSVAQRSQSVPLNVMMQTEVLPMQANSQKITSVLLSKMDGDGDDAVRGLGINNMPSNYTARMNLSQILETTPSFPSNANHHTLATPGSNAYEFQKPGYLMRKEQMILSTVDSHSQSAPEEQRLHQHQPQQQLQQQLQPQQQLQQLQQQHQQQQLQQLQQQLQQQLQHQQQNSQPMLPANNTLQNQQQQQQQLQQHQQQLQHQRQQLDFSTTVKELLASDSLPTGSDLAGQASEPSTGSPGFPGDMRLTSELSSSINDLNALDTNLLFDPSGQQGAYGDSTPEELLNDPLFQQICNETANSSGFDWLESKDQPTVGLMG, from the exons ATGGCAGAGGATCAACAACAACCTGGTCCTTACCGAATAGGCACCTTACCACCACTGGTCCCTGGTCTGCAGGGCACTGAGGCGAGTGCACTGCAGCTCAAAATAAAGAACTCCATCTG TAAATCTGTACAATCAAAGGTGGATAACATTTTG CAAGATGTGGAAAAGTTTACAGACATCGAGAAACTCTACCTCTACCTTAAGTTGCCTTCTGGGCCCAGCAGTTGCActgagaagag GACTGAGAGAGGGTCTACCAGTCCTGGAGCTCTACCATG CGACCAGAGCTCCATGTCCTCAAGCCGCACACAGCAGACGCACGCCTTCAACTGGATCAAGGGCCAGCTGGAGGAACACCCGGAGACCTCGCTGCCCAAACAGGAAGTCTACGACGAATACAA GAGCTATTGTGACAATCTCAACTACCATCCACTGAGTGCGGCAGACTTTGGAAAGATCATGAAAAACGTCTTTCCAAACATGAAAGCTCGGCGACTGGGCATGAGAGGCAAATCTAA GTACTGCTATAGTGGACTGAGAAAGAAGGCCTTCGTACACATGCCATCTCTCCCTAACCTGGAGATCCACCAGACAGGAGATGGG TGTGAGGTGCTGGAGGCGTCAGGCCAACTGTGCGggccggaggaggaggtgaggtcaGCAGCCTGTGGCCTGGTGTGTGAGTGGGCCCAGAAGGTTCTGAGTCGCCAGTTTGATGCTGTGGAAGACTTGGCACGCTTCCTGCTCAACAGCCACTACATCGGAACCAAGTCTGTGGCGGCACTCACCGTCATGACTAGCACGCCCACAG GGGTGAAGACGCCCCTGCCGACCTCAGCCTTCGTCCCCATGGCGGAGGCCCACCCCTTCCAGCCACAGGTGAAGACGCTGCCCTCGCCTTCCCCCTCCATCCACGCCAAGCAGCAGCTGCAGCGCAAGCTCCAGAAGAAGCAGCAGGAGCAGaagctcacctcccccctgctTGTGGACACGCACGGGGGCACAgcggcctccacctccctcccctgcggaagccccgccctcctctccccccaaccCACCATAGGGATTGTGGTCGCCGCAGTCCCCAGCCCCATCACG gtacagAGGAGCCGGCAGCTGATGTCTCCCAGTCCAGTGGGCTCCACGGAAGGGAAGGTTCTACCAGTCAACTTCCAGGTGGTGACCCAGCCGGTGCAGTCTATCCGGCAGAGCCCCAAGCCTACCCAGAACTTCTCTGCCAGCCCTGTGGGCGACCGTTCCGCACGCCAACGCTACGCCCAGATTCTGCCCAAGCCTTGCTCCACCAGCGCCCTGGCCCTgcgctccccccccaccctggtcTTCACCAACAGCCCCATCCAGACCGTGGTGCCCACAACCCACGTCAGCTCTGTCAATGTGGTAAAGATCTCCCTGGCGCCCAGCAgcagcacccccaccctcagCAGCTCCACCCTGCGGCCAGCCTCTGCCGGCCTGGCTAGCCCCGGGGGCTCTGCTGGCCCCCTCCTGGCCCCTGTAGCCAGGCAAGGCagggcccccaccacccccaccatggAGGTTAAGATGGAGGCTGAGGCCTGTGACACTCAGGAAACAGTGCCAGTCCAGAGGATGGTGCCCCGGGCTGCCAGTCTGCCTGCCCTCCAGACTAGAGGCTGCCTGGGCCTAGAGGCCGGGgctggactggggctggggtgcACGCCCCCCTCAGGCTCCCACAGCACTGTGGCAGCTCCAGCTGGCAGCAATAACAACACTAGTAACAACAGCACTTTGTATCTGACGGCCTCCAACCAGACCGGTAGTTATGCTGGGTCACCAGTGGGTGACTCATTGTCCTCCAGAGAAGGCTTCCAGGCCCTAAGGAGTCCCAGAAAACGCCCCGGCATGGGCCCAGAGCCCTACCCCTCGCCCGTCAAGAGGGTGTTCGTCTCCCAGCAGGCACTAGGAGGCGGCAACGGTCCGAGGCAGGGGATTGGTGCTGCAGTGAAGAAGCTCCCCAGGTCTGGCGCCCCTCTCCGGCCAGAGAGTGCTCCAGCCACCGCCATCAGCAAGGTGACTGTGAAGCTCAACTCCAGCACCCCCACCAGGATCCTGGCTCTCTCTGACCCTCCCATCCGACGCTGCGGCTTCCAGACCGTCCGTCCACAGAGCGCCCTGCTGGGAGGAGCCACTCCCATTACCATGGACACCAGCAACATGGGGGCCGGTGGCGCCCAACAGCAGCAGCCCCTGCCTGCCCCGCCCGCCTGTAACCAGCTCCAGAAGATCTCCtccatgggagggatggggaactCCCTGTGGTCCGGGGGAACTCAGCTGGAGGtggggcagcagcagcaggccttTCCCCAGCAGATGGAACCAGCAGACCAGACGGAGACCCCGGTCCTGGAGCCTCTGCTGGTTCAGAAACAGGACTGCGGGCCGACGCCCATGCAGACGGACATGGACTACTTTTTCAACGACGACGACATGACGCAGGACAGcattgtggaggagctggttcAGATGGAGGAGCAGATGAAGCTCAACGGCAGCCTGGCTTACTGTGCTGATGTCGATCTGCCAGGCCAACAGGGGGCAATGCAGGGAGGAACCATGTCCTCCAACCAGACCGTGACTCCATACTACCACTCTACACACAGCAGCACcacacctatacacacccccacccccacctctgaGATGCTGGGGGGGCAAGGCCTGACCAGGGAGAGCCCCTGCTCCCGTGTAGCCCCCAGTACCCCCGTGGACAGCGCCTTGGGCAGCAGCCGGCACACCCCTATCGGCACTCCCCACTCCAGCTGCAGCAGCGTGCCTCCCAGCCCCGTGGAGTGCAGAAACCCCTTTGCCTTCACGCCCATCAGCTCCAGCATCACAGGTTACCATGACGGCAGCATGGTGTCCAGTAGCCCGGTCAAGCCCATGCAGCGGCCCACAGCCACCCATCCTGACAAGGCCCGGCTGGAGTGGATGAGCAACGGCTACAACACGAGCGGAGCGGCGTCTGGAAGTGGCATCAGCATCCTGCCCAGCTACCAGGACCTGGTAGACGACCATTTCCGGAAGCCCCACGCTTTCGCTATCCCAGGACAGAGCTACCAGCCCCAGAGCAGGCACCATGATGGGCACATGGGCCGGCTCACGCCCATCTCTCCGCTGCAGCAGACCTCCAGTCCCGCCAAGCAGGAGGGCTTTGCGGTACCCGCTCCTCTGGACAACAAGGCCGCCCCGTCCGCCGTGGGTGCCGCCTTCCGCTGCCGCAGTGTGAGCCCTGCCGTCCGCCAGCGCAACCTCAGCGGGAGCACGGCGGCGCTCCAGAACATACCCCGGACGCTGGCGTCCCCCTTCAGCTCCCCCATCACCCCCGAGGTGCTGAGCGTCCTGGCGGGCAGCCAGGCGGAAGCGTGCTCCAGCAGCGTGGCTCAGAGGAGCCAATCAGTGCCATTGAATGTGATGATGCAGACTGAGGTGCTGCCCATGCAGGCCAACAGCCAGAAGATCACCAGCGTTCTCCTGAGCAAGATGGACGGGGATGGGGACGACGCAGTGCGAGGGCTCGGCATCAACAACATGCCCTCCAACTACACTGCCCGCATGAACCTCAGCCAGATCCTGGAGACCACGCCCAGCTTTCCCAGTAATGCCAACCATCACACACTGGCCACACCTGGCAGCAATGCGTACGAGTTCCAGAAGCCAGGCTACCTCATGAGGAAGGAGCAGATGATTCTGTCTACCGTTGACAGCCACTCACAATCAGCTCCTGAAGAGCAACGGCTACACCAGCACCAGCCACAACAGCAA CTTCAGCAACAGCTCCAGCCACAACAGCAACTTCAACAACTTCAACAACAGCACCAGCAACAACAGCTTCAacaactacaacaacagcttcaACAACAACTACAACATCAACAGCAAAATAGTCAGCCCATGCTACCAGCAAACAACACACTGCAAaaccagcaacaacaacagcagcagctgcaacaacatcaacaacaactccAACATCAACGGCAGCAGCTGGACTTTAGTACCACAGTCAAAGAGCTACTGGCCTCTGACAGCCTTCCTACTGGTTCTGATCTGGCGGGCCAGGCCTCAGAACCTTCCACAGGGTCACCAGGTTTCCCTGGCGACATGCGTCTGACCTCGGAGCTGTCCAGCAGCATCAATGACTTGAACGCCCTGGACACCAATTTGCTGTTTGACCCCTCCGGCCAGCAGGGGGCGTACGGAGACTCCACCCCTGAGGAGCTGCTGAACGATCCTCTGTTCCAGCAGATCTGCAATGAGACTGCAAACTCCAGTGGATTTGATTGGTTGGAAAGCAAAGACCAGCCCACTGTAGGATTGATGGGTTAG
- the LOC134027824 gene encoding DNA-binding protein RFX7-like isoform X1, with product MAEDQQQPGPYRIGTLPPLVPGLQGTEASALQLKIKNSICKSVQSKVDNILQDVEKFTDIEKLYLYLKLPSGPSSCTEKRTERGSTSPGALPCDQSSMSSSRTQQTHAFNWIKGQLEEHPETSLPKQEVYDEYKSYCDNLNYHPLSAADFGKIMKNVFPNMKARRLGMRGKSKYCYSGLRKKAFVHMPSLPNLEIHQTGDGCEVLEASGQLCGPEEEVRSAACGLVCEWAQKVLSRQFDAVEDLARFLLNSHYIGTKSVAALTVMTSTPTGVKTPLPTSAFVPMAEAHPFQPQVKTLPSPSPSIHAKQQLQRKLQKKQQEQKLTSPLLVDTHGGTAASTSLPCGSPALLSPQPTIGIVVAAVPSPITVQRSRQLMSPSPVGSTEGKVLPVNFQVVTQPVQSIRQSPKPTQNFSASPVGDRSARQRYAQILPKPCSTSALALRSPPTLVFTNSPIQTVVPTTHVSSVNVVKISLAPSSSTPTLSSSTLRPASAGLASPGGSAGPLLAPVARQGRAPTTPTMEVKMEAEACDTQETVPVQRMVPRAASLPALQTRGCLGLEAGAGLGLGCTPPSGSHSTVAAPAGSNNNTSNNSTLYLTASNQTGSYAGSPVGDSLSSREGFQALRSPRKRPGMGPEPYPSPVKRVFVSQQALGGGNGPRQGIGAAVKKLPRSGAPLRPESAPATAISKVTVKLNSSTPTRILALSDPPIRRCGFQTVRPQSALLGGATPITMDTSNMGAGGAQQQQPLPAPPACNQLQKISSMGGMGNSLWSGGTQLEVGQQQQAFPQQMEPADQTETPVLEPLLVQKQDCGPTPMQTDMDYFFNDDDMTQDSIVEELVQMEEQMKLNGSLAYCADVDLPGQQGAMQGGTMSSNQTVTPYYHSTHSSTTPIHTPTPTSEMLGGQGLTRESPCSRVAPSTPVDSALGSSRHTPIGTPHSSCSSVPPSPVECRNPFAFTPISSSITGYHDGSMVSSSPVKPMQRPTATHPDKARLEWMSNGYNTSGAASGSGISILPSYQDLVDDHFRKPHAFAIPGQSYQPQSRHHDGHMGRLTPISPLQQTSSPAKQEGFAVPAPLDNKAAPSAVGAAFRCRSVSPAVRQRNLSGSTAALQNIPRTLASPFSSPITPEVLSVLAGSQAEACSSSVAQRSQSVPLNVMMQTEVLPMQANSQKITSVLLSKMDGDGDDAVRGLGINNMPSNYTARMNLSQILETTPSFPSNANHHTLATPGSNAYEFQKPGYLMRKEQMILSTVDSHSQSAPEEQRLHQHQPQQQLQQQNQPQQQLQQQNQPQHQLQQQNQPQQQLQQQNQPQNQLQQQHLQQQLQPQQQLQQLQQQHQQQQLQQLQQQLQQQLQHQQQNSQPMLPANNTLQNQQQQQQQLQQHQQQLQHQRQQLDFSTTVKELLASDSLPTGSDLAGQASEPSTGSPGFPGDMRLTSELSSSINDLNALDTNLLFDPSGQQGAYGDSTPEELLNDPLFQQICNETANSSGFDWLESKDQPTVGLMG from the exons ATGGCAGAGGATCAACAACAACCTGGTCCTTACCGAATAGGCACCTTACCACCACTGGTCCCTGGTCTGCAGGGCACTGAGGCGAGTGCACTGCAGCTCAAAATAAAGAACTCCATCTG TAAATCTGTACAATCAAAGGTGGATAACATTTTG CAAGATGTGGAAAAGTTTACAGACATCGAGAAACTCTACCTCTACCTTAAGTTGCCTTCTGGGCCCAGCAGTTGCActgagaagag GACTGAGAGAGGGTCTACCAGTCCTGGAGCTCTACCATG CGACCAGAGCTCCATGTCCTCAAGCCGCACACAGCAGACGCACGCCTTCAACTGGATCAAGGGCCAGCTGGAGGAACACCCGGAGACCTCGCTGCCCAAACAGGAAGTCTACGACGAATACAA GAGCTATTGTGACAATCTCAACTACCATCCACTGAGTGCGGCAGACTTTGGAAAGATCATGAAAAACGTCTTTCCAAACATGAAAGCTCGGCGACTGGGCATGAGAGGCAAATCTAA GTACTGCTATAGTGGACTGAGAAAGAAGGCCTTCGTACACATGCCATCTCTCCCTAACCTGGAGATCCACCAGACAGGAGATGGG TGTGAGGTGCTGGAGGCGTCAGGCCAACTGTGCGggccggaggaggaggtgaggtcaGCAGCCTGTGGCCTGGTGTGTGAGTGGGCCCAGAAGGTTCTGAGTCGCCAGTTTGATGCTGTGGAAGACTTGGCACGCTTCCTGCTCAACAGCCACTACATCGGAACCAAGTCTGTGGCGGCACTCACCGTCATGACTAGCACGCCCACAG GGGTGAAGACGCCCCTGCCGACCTCAGCCTTCGTCCCCATGGCGGAGGCCCACCCCTTCCAGCCACAGGTGAAGACGCTGCCCTCGCCTTCCCCCTCCATCCACGCCAAGCAGCAGCTGCAGCGCAAGCTCCAGAAGAAGCAGCAGGAGCAGaagctcacctcccccctgctTGTGGACACGCACGGGGGCACAgcggcctccacctccctcccctgcggaagccccgccctcctctccccccaaccCACCATAGGGATTGTGGTCGCCGCAGTCCCCAGCCCCATCACG gtacagAGGAGCCGGCAGCTGATGTCTCCCAGTCCAGTGGGCTCCACGGAAGGGAAGGTTCTACCAGTCAACTTCCAGGTGGTGACCCAGCCGGTGCAGTCTATCCGGCAGAGCCCCAAGCCTACCCAGAACTTCTCTGCCAGCCCTGTGGGCGACCGTTCCGCACGCCAACGCTACGCCCAGATTCTGCCCAAGCCTTGCTCCACCAGCGCCCTGGCCCTgcgctccccccccaccctggtcTTCACCAACAGCCCCATCCAGACCGTGGTGCCCACAACCCACGTCAGCTCTGTCAATGTGGTAAAGATCTCCCTGGCGCCCAGCAgcagcacccccaccctcagCAGCTCCACCCTGCGGCCAGCCTCTGCCGGCCTGGCTAGCCCCGGGGGCTCTGCTGGCCCCCTCCTGGCCCCTGTAGCCAGGCAAGGCagggcccccaccacccccaccatggAGGTTAAGATGGAGGCTGAGGCCTGTGACACTCAGGAAACAGTGCCAGTCCAGAGGATGGTGCCCCGGGCTGCCAGTCTGCCTGCCCTCCAGACTAGAGGCTGCCTGGGCCTAGAGGCCGGGgctggactggggctggggtgcACGCCCCCCTCAGGCTCCCACAGCACTGTGGCAGCTCCAGCTGGCAGCAATAACAACACTAGTAACAACAGCACTTTGTATCTGACGGCCTCCAACCAGACCGGTAGTTATGCTGGGTCACCAGTGGGTGACTCATTGTCCTCCAGAGAAGGCTTCCAGGCCCTAAGGAGTCCCAGAAAACGCCCCGGCATGGGCCCAGAGCCCTACCCCTCGCCCGTCAAGAGGGTGTTCGTCTCCCAGCAGGCACTAGGAGGCGGCAACGGTCCGAGGCAGGGGATTGGTGCTGCAGTGAAGAAGCTCCCCAGGTCTGGCGCCCCTCTCCGGCCAGAGAGTGCTCCAGCCACCGCCATCAGCAAGGTGACTGTGAAGCTCAACTCCAGCACCCCCACCAGGATCCTGGCTCTCTCTGACCCTCCCATCCGACGCTGCGGCTTCCAGACCGTCCGTCCACAGAGCGCCCTGCTGGGAGGAGCCACTCCCATTACCATGGACACCAGCAACATGGGGGCCGGTGGCGCCCAACAGCAGCAGCCCCTGCCTGCCCCGCCCGCCTGTAACCAGCTCCAGAAGATCTCCtccatgggagggatggggaactCCCTGTGGTCCGGGGGAACTCAGCTGGAGGtggggcagcagcagcaggccttTCCCCAGCAGATGGAACCAGCAGACCAGACGGAGACCCCGGTCCTGGAGCCTCTGCTGGTTCAGAAACAGGACTGCGGGCCGACGCCCATGCAGACGGACATGGACTACTTTTTCAACGACGACGACATGACGCAGGACAGcattgtggaggagctggttcAGATGGAGGAGCAGATGAAGCTCAACGGCAGCCTGGCTTACTGTGCTGATGTCGATCTGCCAGGCCAACAGGGGGCAATGCAGGGAGGAACCATGTCCTCCAACCAGACCGTGACTCCATACTACCACTCTACACACAGCAGCACcacacctatacacacccccacccccacctctgaGATGCTGGGGGGGCAAGGCCTGACCAGGGAGAGCCCCTGCTCCCGTGTAGCCCCCAGTACCCCCGTGGACAGCGCCTTGGGCAGCAGCCGGCACACCCCTATCGGCACTCCCCACTCCAGCTGCAGCAGCGTGCCTCCCAGCCCCGTGGAGTGCAGAAACCCCTTTGCCTTCACGCCCATCAGCTCCAGCATCACAGGTTACCATGACGGCAGCATGGTGTCCAGTAGCCCGGTCAAGCCCATGCAGCGGCCCACAGCCACCCATCCTGACAAGGCCCGGCTGGAGTGGATGAGCAACGGCTACAACACGAGCGGAGCGGCGTCTGGAAGTGGCATCAGCATCCTGCCCAGCTACCAGGACCTGGTAGACGACCATTTCCGGAAGCCCCACGCTTTCGCTATCCCAGGACAGAGCTACCAGCCCCAGAGCAGGCACCATGATGGGCACATGGGCCGGCTCACGCCCATCTCTCCGCTGCAGCAGACCTCCAGTCCCGCCAAGCAGGAGGGCTTTGCGGTACCCGCTCCTCTGGACAACAAGGCCGCCCCGTCCGCCGTGGGTGCCGCCTTCCGCTGCCGCAGTGTGAGCCCTGCCGTCCGCCAGCGCAACCTCAGCGGGAGCACGGCGGCGCTCCAGAACATACCCCGGACGCTGGCGTCCCCCTTCAGCTCCCCCATCACCCCCGAGGTGCTGAGCGTCCTGGCGGGCAGCCAGGCGGAAGCGTGCTCCAGCAGCGTGGCTCAGAGGAGCCAATCAGTGCCATTGAATGTGATGATGCAGACTGAGGTGCTGCCCATGCAGGCCAACAGCCAGAAGATCACCAGCGTTCTCCTGAGCAAGATGGACGGGGATGGGGACGACGCAGTGCGAGGGCTCGGCATCAACAACATGCCCTCCAACTACACTGCCCGCATGAACCTCAGCCAGATCCTGGAGACCACGCCCAGCTTTCCCAGTAATGCCAACCATCACACACTGGCCACACCTGGCAGCAATGCGTACGAGTTCCAGAAGCCAGGCTACCTCATGAGGAAGGAGCAGATGATTCTGTCTACCGTTGACAGCCACTCACAATCAGCTCCTGAAGAGCAACGGCTACACCAGCACCAGCCACAACAGCAACTTCAACAACAGAACCAGCCACAACAGCAACTTCAACAACAGAACCAGCCACAACACCAACTTCAACAACAGAACCAGCCACAACAGCAACTTCAACAACAGAACCAGCCACAAAATCAGCTTCAACAACAACACCTTCAGCAACAGCTCCAGCCACAACAGCAACTTCAACAACTTCAACAACAGCACCAGCAACAACAGCTTCAacaactacaacaacagcttcaACAACAACTACAACATCAACAGCAAAATAGTCAGCCCATGCTACCAGCAAACAACACACTGCAAaaccagcaacaacaacagcagcagctgcaacaacatcaacaacaactccAACATCAACGGCAGCAGCTGGACTTTAGTACCACAGTCAAAGAGCTACTGGCCTCTGACAGCCTTCCTACTGGTTCTGATCTGGCGGGCCAGGCCTCAGAACCTTCCACAGGGTCACCAGGTTTCCCTGGCGACATGCGTCTGACCTCGGAGCTGTCCAGCAGCATCAATGACTTGAACGCCCTGGACACCAATTTGCTGTTTGACCCCTCCGGCCAGCAGGGGGCGTACGGAGACTCCACCCCTGAGGAGCTGCTGAACGATCCTCTGTTCCAGCAGATCTGCAATGAGACTGCAAACTCCAGTGGATTTGATTGGTTGGAAAGCAAAGACCAGCCCACTGTAGGATTGATGGGTTAG